A window of Staphylococcus lloydii genomic DNA:
GAATATACGTACTGGTGAAATCACACCATTTTCAAATATTATTTTAGAATCTAACGTTACATTTTAAAATTAAGGGAGAGAACAAGTCATGACAAACAAAGTAGTAGTTTTAGGATCAACAAATGTGGATCAATTTTTGTCAGTAGAACGATATGCAAAACCGGGAGAAACGTTACATGTAGATAATGCACAGAAAGCTTTTGGTGGAGGCAAAGGCGCTAACCAAGCGATAGCTTCTGCTCGTCTGAACGCACAAACGACCTTCGTTTCTAAAGTCGGAAAAGACGATTTAGCTAACTTTATGTTCGATGATTTCAAAGAAGCGGGTATTAATACGCAATATATTTCAAAATCTGAAACTGCCGACACAGGACAAGCTTTTATCACGGTTGATGCTGAAGGTCATAATACTATATACGTATATGGTGGGGCTAATATGGCTATTACACCGGAAGACGTAAACACGGCTAAAGACGAAATTGCCCAATCAGATTATGTCGTTGCGCAATTAGAAGTACCTGTGGAAGCGATCATCCAAGCTTTTAAAATCGCTAGAGATGCAGGCGTTACGACGATATTAAATCCAGCACCGGCAGAAGTTTTACCACAGGAATTGTTGGTGTTAACGGATGTAATTATTCCGAATGAGTTTGAGGCAGCAACATTATCAGGTATTTCTGTTGTCGATAAAGCGTCTATGGAACAAAATGCTAATTACTTTTTAGAATTAGGAATTAAGGTTGTTATTATTACGATAGGTGAACAAGGAACTTATTATGCAGTGAAAGAAGACTCTGGATTTGTCGAAGCATATAAAGTGAATGCGATAGATACAACTGCAGCGGGTGACACATTTATCGGTGCATTCGTCAGCAAGTTTAAAATGGATGAATTAAATTTAACTGAGGCCATCGATTATGCCAATAAAGCAGCATCACTAACAGTACAACGCAGTGGCGCACAAGCGTCCATACCTTTAGCGAAAGAAGTACAATAATCTAACAAACCTCCTGACATAATGCGTGTC
This region includes:
- the rbsK gene encoding ribokinase, whose amino-acid sequence is MTNKVVVLGSTNVDQFLSVERYAKPGETLHVDNAQKAFGGGKGANQAIASARLNAQTTFVSKVGKDDLANFMFDDFKEAGINTQYISKSETADTGQAFITVDAEGHNTIYVYGGANMAITPEDVNTAKDEIAQSDYVVAQLEVPVEAIIQAFKIARDAGVTTILNPAPAEVLPQELLVLTDVIIPNEFEAATLSGISVVDKASMEQNANYFLELGIKVVIITIGEQGTYYAVKEDSGFVEAYKVNAIDTTAAGDTFIGAFVSKFKMDELNLTEAIDYANKAASLTVQRSGAQASIPLAKEVQ